The DNA region GCGGCGGAGCGTAACTTCAGATCGGCCCAAGATTCGGATGGTGCAACGAATTCAAGCCCAACTCAAGGCCCAAATACAAGCCCGTTGAGACCCAATGACAATGGGCCGGGTAGTGGACAAGGAACACCGTTTAGGGTGTCATTGATGAGATTGTTAGAGGAAACGAACGGTTGGGATGAAAAGGAAGAGATAAAAGATGGGGTGGGCAATGATACGATATGCTGCGTGTGCATGGGAAGGAAAAAAGGAGCAGCATTCATACCATGTGGACACACATATTGTAGGGTGTGTTCAAGAGAGCTTTGGTTAAATCGAGGTTATTGTCCCCTCTGCAATAGATCCATTCTTGAAATTCTCGACATTTACTGAGTAAACTCCAAGGATTGGTCATGAATTTCTGTGTGTTAATAAGATTTCTCATCAAAGAGAGCAaatggattttatttttatttttcaaagaatGAAGAAGAGTAAGCAATACACATAAAATTGTTGTACCTAGAAGAGTTAAGATTTTGTGGTTTGTTTTGTGAATTTCTATGGTCAAGGACGAGCAGTATACAAAATAAACCTTCCATTCCAGCTTCGTTGTCTACACATATATTCTGCTTAATACTGAGTCCGGAACTaaaatgacccaataaaaattcaagtgaaccaaaatatccccaaaaaatttttggtacaaaagtacctttaccacagtaaaatactgcgctgaAGCATTTAACTGTGATGGAGCCGTTAAGTGCTAAATACTGCGCTAAACAATATTTCTCTGTcccctatagcgcagtaaaatgcTGCGCTATATCACCCAACATACAACCCGACCAGGTTCCATCACTGGTCCCTCCAAAGGgcagaaaaaaataattcaaaaacgCCATTGAAGTCGATTTCAAGGTGGTTCCCACATCAAAATACgtcattttctattaattttcgtCGGGAAAGTTTAGATTATCGTATATTCGAAAGTCGAGGAGAAGCGATTAAAATTACAagctcaaattttgaaaaaaaagaggtGTACAACTTGATTAACATAACCCTacaaaaatcttcgattaaggttttctactatgaatttttgttattattttgttatatacattatattctaagcatagttaacattTAATCATcgttaatttccaaaaaaaaaaaaaatcaaatttcattttttttgttgatcgGTCAGGGCAGTGGTCTTTGCCActgttccgattttttttttggctaattcattatttgttaaatgtttatgaatttttaatttgttaaatatttat from Lycium ferocissimum isolate CSIRO_LF1 chromosome 2, AGI_CSIRO_Lferr_CH_V1, whole genome shotgun sequence includes:
- the LOC132039308 gene encoding uncharacterized protein LOC132039308, whose protein sequence is MAELLRERMDGSDRVVRRRKSLTERLGFTGSIACCGTTLCLRPASLSVVDDDNDDGEESLQAPPETAEVGRETPPEIESALLCLANIPTGSGMNLAAALAAERNFRSAQDSDGATNSSPTQGPNTSPLRPNDNGPGSGQGTPFRVSLMRLLEETNGWDEKEEIKDGVGNDTICCVCMGRKKGAAFIPCGHTYCRVCSRELWLNRGYCPLCNRSILEILDIY